One Lacunisphaera limnophila DNA window includes the following coding sequences:
- a CDS encoding sigma-70 family RNA polymerase sigma factor produces MIDDQTIIQSHVYLINEILDQVIPKLPPDIKRQELFDHSVCALIACVRKRGALEDSAFKTYAQTRIRGAIFDEVRRHASQQTARPKKGKGNGLEAENEKLPTGWFAPGESFDADAELKRMLESNDWPKLLADHLPRMPENTRKMMQMLHEQGLKIDKIASAFGLTESKVEAFLSAAHLDIYADFMRLPKTSK; encoded by the coding sequence ATGATCGATGACCAAACAATCATACAGAGCCACGTGTATCTCATTAACGAGATTCTCGATCAGGTAATTCCCAAACTGCCTCCGGATATTAAGCGGCAGGAGTTGTTCGATCATTCTGTATGTGCCTTAATAGCCTGTGTACGCAAGCGAGGCGCACTAGAGGACAGTGCTTTCAAGACCTATGCCCAGACTCGCATTCGGGGTGCGATTTTCGATGAGGTGCGCCGGCATGCTAGTCAGCAAACAGCACGCCCAAAGAAGGGAAAGGGAAACGGTCTTGAAGCTGAAAATGAAAAGCTTCCAACGGGTTGGTTTGCCCCAGGTGAATCCTTCGACGCAGACGCAGAGCTAAAACGAATGCTGGAATCCAATGATTGGCCCAAGTTGTTGGCCGATCATTTGCCCCGGATGCCAGAAAACACTAGGAAAATGATGCAGATGCTCCACGAGCAGGGTCTTAAAATTGATAAAATTGCTTCTGCGTTTGGCCTGACTGAATCGAAGGTAGAGGCGTTCTTGAGTGCCGCCCATCTGGACATCTACGCCGATTTCATGCGTCTTCCTAAAACCTCGAAGTAG
- a CDS encoding ADP-ribosylglycohydrolase family protein — translation MAEEFLDRARGSLVGLAVGDALGSTFEFTSRPEVPDDLVMMGGGPFALEPGQWTDDTSLALCLAESLILSGGFNPLDQMKRYARWLKFGHNSCRASGSGKRVFDVGIATREAILLFVEGDCREPYCGSLDSNKAGNGSIMRLAPVPAYFAHDLKQAIMYSAESSKTTHGAPEAVSACAYLGALIWGALHGYTKEQLVGTAIFEPTPGLWREYLLEPRIRELASGEVLGLSEGKIRGTGYCVDTLKAALWAFVHTNDFQSGCIAAIRFGEDTDTVAAVYGQLAGAYYGESAIPPVWKSAIARRELVYRLADRIAADAASKLAHGAG, via the coding sequence ATGGCCGAAGAGTTCCTCGATAGAGCACGTGGGTCCCTCGTCGGACTCGCGGTAGGGGATGCTTTGGGTTCAACCTTCGAGTTTACTTCACGACCAGAAGTGCCTGACGATCTAGTTATGATGGGGGGAGGTCCATTTGCGCTGGAACCGGGTCAATGGACAGACGATACTTCATTAGCCCTGTGCCTCGCCGAAAGCCTGATTTTATCAGGAGGCTTCAATCCCCTGGATCAGATGAAGCGATATGCGCGCTGGCTAAAGTTTGGTCACAACAGCTGCCGCGCCTCTGGAAGTGGGAAGCGCGTATTTGACGTGGGCATCGCGACACGAGAGGCAATACTGCTATTCGTGGAAGGCGACTGTAGGGAACCGTACTGCGGTTCCTTGGATTCCAATAAGGCTGGGAATGGATCGATAATGCGTTTGGCGCCCGTGCCAGCTTACTTCGCGCATGATTTGAAGCAGGCAATTATGTATTCCGCGGAGTCGTCAAAAACTACTCATGGTGCACCGGAAGCCGTAAGCGCTTGCGCCTATCTAGGCGCATTGATCTGGGGTGCTCTGCATGGGTATACAAAGGAACAACTTGTCGGCACCGCTATTTTCGAGCCTACGCCAGGCCTATGGCGGGAGTACTTACTGGAGCCGAGGATTCGAGAGTTGGCATCAGGAGAGGTGCTCGGCCTATCTGAAGGCAAAATCCGTGGGACTGGATATTGTGTGGATACACTCAAAGCAGCCCTATGGGCATTTGTTCACACAAATGATTTCCAAAGCGGCTGTATCGCAGCAATCCGTTTTGGAGAAGATACAGACACTGTTGCTGCTGTTTACGGTCAGCTTGCCGGGGCATACTATGGCGAGTCGGCCATACCTCCAGTATGGAAGAGTGCGATTGCCCGTAGAGAATTAGTTTATCGTTTAGCCGATCGCATCGCAGCGGATGCTGCATCGAAGTTAGCTCATGGGGCTGGCTGA
- a CDS encoding tetratricopeptide repeat protein, with the protein MIEQLSWAIIPTTLPKYMITIWIKEAEQGDANAQFRLGASYLSGHGVAQNFDTALGWLRKAAEQGHVRAQLAIGDILLRSPKTSDREAEGVAWIRTAATGLAAQAEGGDGSAVTELIKIYSGIYVQTRDPFEALVWLKVASSLGDTGSNPFISEIEGSMSAATVALATTTANERFARIPKGH; encoded by the coding sequence ATGATTGAACAATTGTCTTGGGCAATAATCCCAACAACATTACCAAAGTACATGATCACAATTTGGATAAAGGAAGCTGAGCAGGGTGATGCTAATGCTCAATTTAGGCTCGGGGCTTCATATCTTTCCGGTCATGGTGTCGCCCAGAATTTCGATACTGCGTTGGGCTGGCTACGCAAAGCGGCCGAACAAGGCCATGTTCGTGCCCAATTAGCTATAGGCGACATACTCCTTCGATCACCTAAAACCTCAGATAGAGAGGCAGAGGGCGTCGCTTGGATACGGACGGCTGCTACAGGGCTCGCTGCACAAGCCGAGGGGGGAGATGGATCGGCGGTAACCGAGCTCATTAAGATATACTCCGGCATTTATGTTCAGACGAGAGACCCTTTTGAAGCTCTTGTGTGGCTCAAAGTGGCCAGCTCTTTGGGGGATACAGGCTCCAACCCGTTTATTTCAGAAATCGAAGGCAGTATGAGCGCCGCAACGGTTGCCTTGGCTACAACAACCGCCAACGAACGCTTCGCAAGAATACCCAAGGGTCACTAA
- a CDS encoding SIMPL domain-containing protein (The SIMPL domain is named for its presence in mouse protein SIMPL (signalling molecule that associates with mouse pelle-like kinase). Bacterial member BP26, from Brucella, was shown to assemble into a channel-like structure, while YggE from E. coli has been associated with resistance to oxidative stress.): MKFILPLILCISTALAEIKVSSTGYVTTNADTALIYFMLQEKNRSISEASAILDSRIKEMESQLKAVLATCATQLVKEEIEVADRYSVRIGCEQDYALTRSMVLYCTGDLSHVKRLLGILFQSGGAVVPTPYQETVVYGLRDSATAIMSAYEQALKESRARATEIAVRSGLQLGRLKAVEHTVLSTDTRGLYWGNGARLPFFESNREDKVVATGTWLFTFETD; the protein is encoded by the coding sequence ATGAAATTTATCCTTCCTTTGATTCTTTGCATTTCAACAGCACTAGCGGAAATCAAGGTTTCCAGTACCGGCTACGTTACCACAAATGCCGATACGGCATTGATCTATTTTATGCTCCAAGAAAAGAACCGGAGCATATCCGAGGCGAGCGCGATCCTGGACAGCAGAATCAAGGAAATGGAGTCACAGCTAAAGGCAGTGCTCGCAACCTGCGCTACGCAACTGGTGAAAGAGGAGATCGAAGTAGCTGATCGGTACTCGGTGCGGATTGGCTGTGAGCAGGACTATGCTCTTACGAGAAGTATGGTGCTCTACTGCACTGGCGATCTCAGTCATGTGAAGCGACTGTTGGGGATTCTTTTCCAAAGTGGTGGTGCTGTCGTTCCTACTCCTTATCAGGAAACGGTCGTCTATGGGTTGCGCGACAGTGCAACTGCTATCATGAGTGCATACGAGCAGGCGTTGAAAGAGAGTAGGGCAAGGGCCACGGAAATCGCAGTAAGGAGTGGGCTTCAACTGGGCCGACTTAAAGCAGTTGAACATACGGTGCTATCGACCGATACCAGAGGACTCTATTGGGGAAACGGTGCGAGGCTCCCCTTTTTCGAATCGAATCGGGAGGATAAGGTTGTGGCTACTGGCACCTGGTTGTTTACTTTCGAGACCGATTAG
- a CDS encoding DUF1810 domain-containing protein, protein MYINPEEDPFDLTRFLLAQADTYAQVLAELKAGRKRTHWIWYIFPQYAGLGSSENSVLYAIKSLEEARAYLLHPVLGHRLNICSTALLQHSGLSAKDIMGSPDDQKLQSCMTLYSRTEGTNGIFNQVLAKYYAGRPDTKTLTLLGLPDSDA, encoded by the coding sequence ATGTATATTAACCCAGAAGAAGACCCCTTTGACCTAACACGTTTCTTGCTGGCTCAAGCGGACACCTATGCACAGGTCCTCGCGGAGCTTAAGGCAGGGCGAAAACGTACGCACTGGATCTGGTATATCTTTCCTCAGTATGCGGGCCTGGGATCGAGCGAGAATTCCGTTCTCTATGCCATCAAGTCATTGGAAGAGGCCCGAGCATACCTCCTTCACCCCGTCTTGGGACATCGCTTGAATATATGCTCAACCGCTCTGCTCCAGCACAGCGGCTTGTCTGCCAAGGATATCATGGGGAGCCCAGACGATCAAAAGCTCCAATCCTGCATGACTCTATATTCGAGAACGGAAGGAACCAACGGGATCTTCAATCAGGTGTTGGCGAAATACTACGCCGGCAGGCCCGACACCAAGACCCTGACATTATTGGGACTACCTGACTCAGATGCCTGA
- a CDS encoding AAA family ATPase, giving the protein MSYDTDKDLPNRTPNTDRIGVLRENGIPKIEHRDDPPDQMRQDSEYESYEDQPESSYALGQRDDFSLATTNAIAPTNIGFFEMPVRNFLNGKNYHMHLVNAEIRHKALVKEFGSQIIRSVTAECNYAKGESIESLILRLDESSILWVGDKWLRFYTKSIEQSKIWRRKLRRFWKKTAPVKPRFSLIAIGGPHGVAEEQVEVTLKARMTSRKLALHYGAEFMASFHREGMQFLKQESLSGVLVLRGEPGGGKTSLIRHWMVELHRTHVFYVVPPDQFTHVTAHHLIEFQRNAGRMHSGKILVLVIEDGEALVLPRAADNYCQVSNLLNLVSGFLADYLTPKIIITLNTDLDRIDPALLRPGRLRGQWEFTRLDPDRSALLAASLRKVLPEKRAYTLAEIYNAPAAGNVRTSRRAIGFQNRA; this is encoded by the coding sequence GACACCGATAAAGATCTGCCCAACCGCACGCCCAATACTGACCGAATCGGTGTTCTGCGCGAGAATGGGATACCGAAGATAGAGCACCGTGATGATCCGCCTGATCAGATGCGGCAGGATTCGGAATACGAGAGCTATGAAGACCAGCCGGAATCGAGTTACGCACTCGGCCAGCGAGATGATTTTAGCCTGGCCACCACCAATGCCATCGCTCCGACAAACATAGGCTTTTTCGAAATGCCAGTGCGGAACTTTCTTAATGGAAAGAATTACCACATGCATCTGGTAAACGCAGAAATCCGACACAAAGCTCTGGTCAAAGAGTTTGGCTCTCAGATCATCCGATCCGTCACGGCTGAGTGTAACTATGCCAAGGGGGAGTCGATCGAATCACTAATTCTAAGGCTGGATGAGTCATCCATATTGTGGGTGGGCGACAAATGGCTCCGATTTTACACCAAGTCTATTGAGCAATCGAAGATCTGGCGGCGGAAGTTGAGGCGCTTTTGGAAGAAGACGGCACCGGTAAAGCCGCGATTCTCTTTAATTGCGATTGGTGGTCCGCATGGGGTCGCCGAGGAGCAGGTGGAGGTTACTCTCAAGGCCAGAATGACATCACGGAAACTCGCTCTACATTATGGGGCAGAATTTATGGCATCATTCCATCGCGAAGGTATGCAATTTCTGAAGCAAGAGAGCTTGAGTGGGGTGCTAGTCTTGAGGGGTGAACCAGGAGGGGGTAAAACGTCCCTGATCAGGCATTGGATGGTAGAGCTGCATCGGACGCATGTATTCTACGTTGTTCCTCCAGACCAATTCACCCATGTGACGGCGCACCACTTGATCGAGTTTCAGCGCAATGCTGGCCGGATGCATTCTGGCAAAATTCTGGTCCTGGTCATCGAGGATGGCGAAGCTCTTGTCTTGCCGAGGGCGGCTGACAACTATTGCCAGGTTTCGAATCTGCTGAATCTGGTTAGTGGCTTCCTCGCCGACTACTTGACCCCCAAGATCATCATAACGCTCAATACAGACTTGGATAGGATCGATCCGGCACTCCTACGGCCTGGTCGTCTCCGTGGGCAGTGGGAGTTTACGAGGCTTGATCCAGATCGATCGGCGCTGCTTGCGGCTTCACTTCGCAAAGTACTGCCTGAGAAGCGGGCTTATACCCTTGCGGAGATCTATAACGCGCCTGCTGCTGGAAATGTCCGTACCTCGCGAAGGGCGATTGGCTTTCAGAATAGGGCTTAG